GGCGAAGAACTCCAGCAACAACGCCGAATCGGGCGAGGAGAGCTCCGCCTGAGAGCTACTACTCCCTGATCGTCTCCAGCAGGATGCCCTCGCCCGTGGCGGGGGCATCCTGCGTTCCGGCGATCGCGAGGCCGTCCCGCAGTGCCGCCAGCGCGGCCGGCACCGCCTCCGGGGTGTCGGTGTGCAACTCCAGTAGCGGCTGCCCGGCGCTGACCCGGTCCCCTGGCTTGGCAAGGCAACGGATGCCCGCGGCGGCCTGCACCGGCTCGCCCCGCCGGGTGCGGCCTGCACCCAGCCGCCAGGCGGCGACCCCGACCGCATAGGCGTCCAGGGTGGCCAGCACCCCGTCGGACTCCGCAGGCACCACCTGCGTGTGTGCCGGGGTGGGCAGCGCCGCTTCCGGGTCGCCGCCCTGGGCGCTGATCATCCGGCACCAGGTCTCGTAGGCCTGCCCGGAGGCCAGCACCGGGGCGGGATCCACCTCGGGCAGTCCGGCCCCGGCCAGCATCTCCCGCGCCAGCGCCAGGGTGAGTTCGACCACATCGGCGGGCCCGCCGCCGCGGAGCACCTCGACCGACTCGGCCACCTCCACCGCGTTACCGACCGCGCTGCCGAGCGGGACGCTCATCCCGGTCAGCAGGGCCGTGGTGGCCAGTCCGTGCGCGGCGCCGATCCGCACCATCGTGCGGGCCAGCTCGCGCGCCTGCTCGCGCTCGCGCATGAACGCCCCGGTGCCGGTCTTGACGTCCAGCACGAGCGCTCCGGCGCCCTCGGCGATCTTCTTGCTCATGATCGAG
The sequence above is drawn from the Amycolatopsis aidingensis genome and encodes:
- a CDS encoding thymidine phosphorylase; the protein is MEAFAAVDVIRAKRDGGALTREQIDWVVDAYTRDVVAEEQMSALAMAIFLRGMDARETADWTGAMIDSGERLDLRVSRPTVDKHSTGGVGDKITLPLAPLVAACGAAVPQLSGRGLGHTGGTLDKLEAIPGWRPELSTEEITRQLERVGAVVCAATPALAPADRKLYALRDVTGTVESIPLIASSIMSKKIAEGAGALVLDVKTGTGAFMREREQARELARTMVRIGAAHGLATTALLTGMSVPLGSAVGNAVEVAESVEVLRGGGPADVVELTLALAREMLAGAGLPEVDPAPVLASGQAYETWCRMISAQGGDPEAALPTPAHTQVVPAESDGVLATLDAYAVGVAAWRLGAGRTRRGEPVQAAAGIRCLAKPGDRVSAGQPLLELHTDTPEAVPAALAALRDGLAIAGTQDAPATGEGILLETIRE